The following coding sequences lie in one Apium graveolens cultivar Ventura chromosome 3, ASM990537v1, whole genome shotgun sequence genomic window:
- the LOC141711845 gene encoding cytochrome P450 94C1-like encodes MEFEASWLLQFLHSPLCFLIFPVIIFFLSCFYLVKPRVYCKCDICHTYVTSSWRLQFHNLCDWYTHLLRNSPTKTIHIHVLSNTVTANPDNVEYMLKTRFDNFPKGKSFSTILGDLLGRGIFNVDGESWRFQRKIASLELGRTSIRSYAFEVANDEIQTRLVPLLSSFVGKEMNDGSVDLQDVFRRFSFDNICRFSFGLDPKCLELSFPVSEYGASLDLASRLSAERALAASPLVWKIKRLLSIGSEKKLRNCIKMINKLAQEVIQHKRKKGFSSDQDLLSRFMGTIDDDTYLRDVVVSFVLAGRDTVSSALTSLFWLLANHPSVVSAIRDEADRVIGKNQEPIKNIEQISELPYLQATVHESMRLFPPVQHDSKFCLNDDVLPDKTFVKRGTRVTYHPYAMGRMAEIWGPDCLEFKPERWLKDGVFFQVNPYKYPVFQAGLRVCLGKEMALMELKSVVLSLVRRFHLDLAVPSHEMTPRFSPGLTAAFSGGLPVLVRKI; translated from the coding sequence ATGGAGTTTGAAGCTTCCTGGTTGTTGCAGTTCCTTCATAGCCCCTTATGtttcctgatatttcctgttatCATATTTTTTCTGTCATGTTTTTACTTGGTCAAACCAAGAGTTTATTGCAAGTGTGATATTTGTCACACTTATGTAACTTCAAGTTGGAGACTCCAGTTCCATAATCTATGTGACTGGTACACTCATCTCCTCCGAAACTCCCCTACTAAAACCATACACATACATGTTCTTAGTAACACCGTCACCGCGAACCCGGATAACGTCGAGTATATGCTCAAAACGAGATTTGATAATTTCCcgaaaggaaaatctttttcgacAATCTTGGGTGATTTGTTGGGTCGGGGTATATTTAACGTGGATGGTGAGTCATGGAGGTTCCAAAGAAAAATAGCTAGCTTAGAGCTTGGTAGGACCTCAATAAGATCCTATGCTTTTGAAGTTGCGAATGATGAAATTCAGACTCGTCTTGTACCCCTTTTATCGTCGTTTGTTGGGAAGGAAATGAATGATGGTTCTGTAGATTTACAAGATGTTTTTCGCAGATTTTCATTTGATAATATTTGTAGATTTTCATTTGGGCTGGACCCCAAGTGCCTAGAGTTGTCTTTTCCTGTATCCGAATATGGTGCCTCGTTGGATCTCGCGTCAAGGTTGTCAGCTGAAAGAGCCTTGGCTGCTTCACCTTTGGTTTGGAAGATCAAAAGGTTGTTGAGCATAGGTAGTGAGAAGAAGCTTAGAAATTGCATTAAAATGATCAATAAGTTGGCCCAAGAAGTAATTCAGCATAAACGGAAAAAAGGCTTTTCAAGTGATCAAGATTTGCTGTCAAGATTCATGGGTACCATAGATGATGATACATACCTTAGAGATGTTGTAGTAAGTTTCGTTTTAGCTGGTCGTGACACGGTTTCTTCAGCTCTAACTAGCTTGTTTTGGCTACTGGCTAACCATCCATCAGTAGTTTCAGCTATTAGAGATGAAGCGGACCGAGTCATCGGAAAGAATCAAGAACCAATCAAAAACATCGAACAAATAAGTGAACTCCCTTACCTGCAAGCCACAGTGCATGAAAGTATGAGGCTATTTCCGCCCGTGCAACATGATTCCAAATTTTGCTTAAATGACGACGTTTTGCCGGATAAAACGTTTGTAAAGAGGGGAACAAGGGTTACGTATCATCCGTATGCCATGGGTCGGATGGCTGAAATATGGGGACCTGATTGCTTGGAGTTCAAGCcagagaggtggttaaaagatggTGTTTTCTTTCAAGTGAACCCTTACAAGTACCCTGTGTTTCAAGCGGGGCTTAGGGTGTGCTTGGGAAAAGAGATGGCACTCATGGAGCTAAAAAGTGTGGTCTTGTCACTAGTGAGGCGATTTCATTTAGACTTGGCTGTGCCATCTCATGAAATGACGCCCCGGTTTTCTCCAGGCCTCACTGCAGCTTTTAGTGGCGGATTACCAGTTTTGGTTCGAAAAATATAG